The sequence TCTATTTTTAATCCTTCTATCTCGTCTCTTGTTATCCACAACAATATCTCCCAGCAATAAAAGCTACCAACAACACTAAACTAATATAGCTATTGATATTAAAAAAAGCAATGTTTATCTTTTTAGGGTCGTTGGGATTAACAAGTATATGCTCAACCACCAAAAGAACAGCCACTAAAGTTGCACCAACATAGGCTACCCATGAAAGGGAAAAACCCCTAATGCTAATAGCTAAAAAAACAAAAGCGGTTATATGAAACAGCCTGGCTATCCAGAGAGCTCTACTAATTCCAAACTTAACCGGTATAGAGTGAAGATTATGCTTCTTATCAAATTCAACATCCTGCAGAGAATATAGTATATCAAACCCAGCTATCCAGAAAGAAACAAAAGCGGCCAAATACCATATAGGGGTAGATAAGCTATAAGCAGCTGCGACATAGCCCCCAAGTGGAGCTATGGCATCCGTTGCACCAAGATAAAGATGACAAAGCCAACTAAAACGCTTGGTGTAGGAGTATGTAACAACAAAAAACAAGGCTATGGGGGAAAGCTTAAAAGCTAAATCATTGATAAAGTAA comes from Hippea maritima DSM 10411 and encodes:
- a CDS encoding 4-hydroxybenzoate octaprenyltransferase is translated as MIKFEHTIFALPFAYIGMVMGFSSGFSLRVFLLVSLAMASARSAAMALNRIIDRKYDALNERTKNREIPSGKIKLSQAYIFTAVSIIIFEVSAYFINDLAFKLSPIALFFVVTYSYTKRFSWLCHLYLGATDAIAPLGGYVAAAYSLSTPIWYLAAFVSFWIAGFDILYSLQDVEFDKKHNLHSIPVKFGISRALWIARLFHITAFVFLAISIRGFSLSWVAYVGATLVAVLLVVEHILVNPNDPKKINIAFFNINSYISLVLLVAFIAGRYCCG